A genome region from Penicillium psychrofluorescens genome assembly, chromosome: 3 includes the following:
- a CDS encoding uncharacterized protein (ID:PFLUO_005621-T1.cds;~source:funannotate) encodes METQDSLDISRLQRVALGLEQDPSQPRLAPPALSENNPQTTPRSRPDARHYSDGDALSTTPGLPSNFFPDYLHPSLSGLHQHEASLMAPPNVGAQHEAGSESQAKMSFGETAPGDTQVVSQSVFDSIIQNNTSSIHPRYSQTGAGGETMMTLHKGESGHIDLLSQFESAPNATHLSMDHDDHSSSAPSQSSPLAYHPDLFPESQRFLTTPGTTTKIPTKGVPTETPSMPRNNPLAGDIESSGGLLGLSQLFKATQAPSSPLVHGQQPELVSDRPSPNIPIHQPRLAPGISSPLRDVPTDFMRESSEPNLNYISMKESQTNREKVNSERLTRSADDMPSEDHSDTEFFKESSFVERARRQRRIEEEAAAQFAGLTAPARTSPTMPPPHSDLTHSGSPEHSVQELQTGASEEETEHEDVDQHVPRSQEYPHSSTEEDKENYNGPPIAVAAASSAHVRLSQVLHGTQDPFDAHEDGQVEMANPPSQIMVMDSQPSPQASPDRAGHDGDEEMPDAQPRPGHEVQIGPSSDVHKISPVRHSVGSSPPYSQREREPSGGHTPSQPHGSAASTGHSPNVPMPAPHDHSSYESRQLYSSNPKTNGSKHSSIPSRVVETPVHLHPKSSGDMARLTSIPETSPSHSQNHEWEEGSNGDGMNIEDDDLPPMFPVSEHVRSIQPRPSGTRTRSSPLKKSPLKSIILSSPSGRQRRRLTEIASDASPQVGPGFFDMGIGIFTNEDQEFRDLIESSPTQPRKKRRGNDGQAYHEPEPVIPVTPRIVPPKTVTPLRQQFTPQEPEIEEPIHIPETTVRRQPKPRPQRSENVWEVESPQQFIRRRSRGKPLSAPRPLQEKQAPAQKPAASTPVRPALPPDPQFSVLSELTELDSDEMAEVERSVMSRGPRTPRGKRLFFDSAPVAPRQILAPWSGLQRAYYPAVCLGTPLGVSQDKYLVKFEDSDFVEVPKGAVKRFDLREGDAVKVDLPNIPKVTHIIRGFDHKLTKEEILEAPADFPPLTDIHGHSTVILGPKQRKSLPGGGLNSTENVIKVPISRIYFDMILWNNLKDRAFTYQPELSPQEGKPTTPPEKRTSVGPSPSSRLSRTSHYSSGIFAGMAFAVSYKDHESTKNHVTKLILDNGGILLHEGFTELFETSSITAPATPTKASARDAETGRGGLRLTASAQEVGFACLIADTHSRREKYMQALALNLPCLSGRWVEDCVAKGRTLDWDIYLLPAGESMYLNGVTKSRILAPTPPDTACLSETIAARPRLLDGHSVILVMGRGKAEEKRRAYVFLTFALGASRVERVPDLDTAKAILESQSEAGMPSTWDWIYVDDADQAAAKTMLAAPKSRTRNLRIVHGSGGRKRRKSEVLAVAADGDALCNAKVVGNEFVCQSLILGRLFDE; translated from the exons ATGGAAACCCAGGATAGCCTCGATATCTCCCGGTTGCAACGCGTCGCGCTAGGCCTA GAGCAGGACCCATCCCAGCCGCGACTCGCACCGCCTGCGCTATCCGAGAATAATCCTCAGACCACTCCTCGTTCACGCCCGGACGCCCGCCATTACTCCGATGGTGACGCACTGTCCACTACTCCAGGGCTGCcctccaacttcttccccgaCTACCTCCACCCCTCACTCTCTGGACTGCACCAGCATGAAGCAAGCCTGATGGCCCCTCCCAACGTCGGCGCCCAGCACGAAGCAGGCTCCGAATCACAAGCCAAAATGAGTTTCGGCGAGACTGCCCCTGGAGACACTCAGGTGGTCTCGCAGTCCGTCTTCGacagcatcatccagaacAATACTTCCTCCATACATCCGCGCTATTCGCAGACGGGGGCGGGTGGTGAAacgatgatgaccttgcACAAGGGAGAGAGTGGCCATATCGACCTCCTGTCCCAGTTTGAGTCGGCACCCAATGCGACCCATCTGTCTATGGATCACGACGACCACAGCAGTTCTGCTCCGAGTCAGTCCTCTCCGCTTGCGTACCACCCCGATCTCTTTCCGGAATCACAGCGCTTCCTGACGACCCCCGGGACAACAACGAAGATCCCCACAAAGGGTGTGCCAACCGAAACACCAAGCATGCCGCGAAATAATCCGCTAGCCGGTGATATCGAGTCAAGCGGCGGTCTCTTAGGTCTGAGTCAACTATTCAAAGCCACCCAAgccccatcatctccactaGTCCATGGCCAACAACCGGAGCTTGTGTCGGATCGTCCATCGCCCAACATTCCAATTCATCAGCCTCGCCTCGCCCCGGGAATCTCATCACCCTTGAGAGACGTGCCAACTGATTTCATGAGAGAGTCTTCAGAGCCAAACCTCAACTATATATCCATGAAAGAATCTCAGACAAACCGAGAGAAGGTCAACAGCGAGCGACTGACCCGATCAGCGGATGATATGCCCTCGGAAGACCACAGCGACACCGAGTTCTTCAAAGAGTCTAGCTTTGTGGAACGTGCACGCCGTCAACGGAGAAttgaggaagaagccgcTGCACAATTTGCCGGCCTGACTGCGCCTGCGAGGACCTCGCCAACTATGCCGCCTCCGCATTCTGATCTGACTCATTCTGGTTCGCCCGAACACTCCgtgcaggagctgcagaCTGGCGCCAGTGAAGAGGAAACAGAGCACGAAGATGTGGATCAGCACGTTCCCCGGTCACAGGAGTATCCTCATTCCTCAACCGAAGAGGACAAGGAAAACTACAACGGTCCTCCCATCGCTGTCGCCGCCGCTTCTAGTGCGCACGTCCGGCTTTCCCAAGTCCTACATGGGACACAAGATCCGTTCGACGCTCATGAAGACGGACAAGTTGAAATGGCCAACCCGCCGTCACAAATTATGGTCATGGACTCTCAGCCATCACCGCAAGCCTCACCAGATCGAGCAGGCCACGATGGTGACGAGGAAATGCCCGACGCGCAGCCACGACCTGGCCATGAGGTACAAATCGGTCCTTCGTCAGATGTTCACAAGATTTCGCCTGTTCGACACTCTGTAGGATCCTCGCCTCCCTACTCTCAACGTGAAAGGGAACCATCTGGTGGACATACTCCCTCACAGCCACATGGCTCAGCTGCATCAACAGGGCACTCGCCCAACGTGCCGATGCCGGCTCCCCACGATCACTCTTCTTACGAAAGCCGACAATTGTACTCCAGCAACCCGAAGACCAACGGGAGCAAACACTCTTCTATACCGTCCCGCGTGGTCGAAACGCCAGTTCATCTCCACCCGAAATCTTCAGGCGACATGGCCCGATTGACAAGCATTCCCGAAACCAGTCCCAGCCACTCACAAAACCATGAATGGGAAGAGGGCTCCAACGGCGATGGCATGAacattgaggatgatgaccTTCCTCCTATGTTCCCTGTCAGTGAGCACGTTCGAAGCATCCAGCCTCGTCCGTCTGGAACCAGAACTCGGTCTTCACCCTTGAAAAAATCTCCTCTGAAAAGCATCATTCTGTCCAGCCCCAGTGGAAGGCAACGGAGAAGACTGACCGAGATTGCGAGTGATGCTTCGCCCCAAGTTGGGCCTGGCTTTTTCGACATGGGCATTGGAATCTTCACGAACGAGGATCAAGAATTTCGCGATTTAATTGAAAGCTCCCCAACTCAACCTAGAAAAAAGCGTCGTGGGAACGACGGCCAAGCCTATCATGAACCTGAGCCTGTTATCCCCGTAACGCCTCGCATTGTCCCTCCGAAGACTGTTACGCCCCTTCGGCAACAATTTACGCCACAAGAGCCGGAAATTGAGGAGCCAATACACATACCCGAGACTACTGTTCGTAGGCAACCAAAGCCACGGCCTCAACGATCCGAAAATGTCTGGGAAGTCGAGTCTCCGCAACAATTCATTCGCCGACGTTCTAGAGGCAAACCATTGTCTGCACCGCGTCCGCTacaagaaaaacaagccCCAGCACAGAAGCCTGCAGCGTCAACGCCTGTGcggccagctcttccccCTGATCCTCAGTTCTCTGTGTTATCTGAACTTACGGAACTGGATTCGGACGAGATGGCCGAAGTAGAACGCTCTGTCATGAGTCGGGGTCCTCGCACCCCAAGAGGAAAGAGACTATTTTTTGATTCCGCTCCAGTTGCTCCTCGCCAAATTCTGGCACCGTGGAGTGGCCTGCAACGGGCCTACTACCCTGCAGTCTGTCTTGGGACACCTCTGGGTGTCTCACAAGACAAATACCTGGTTAAGTTTGAGGATAGTGACTTTGTTGAAGTTCCCAAGGGCGCTGTGAAACGCTTTGATCTTCGGGAGGGAGATGCAGTCAAAGTCGACCTACCTAATATTCCAAAGGTCACTCACATAATCCGTGGGTTCGATCACAAACTCACCAAAGAGGAAATTCTCGAAGCGCCGGCCGACTTCCCGCCTTTGACTGATATTCATGGACATTCCACGGTTATACTCGGGCCCAAGCAGCGCAAGAGTCTTCCCGGCGGAGGTCTGAACAGTACTGAAAATGTCATCAAGGTGCCCATTTCACGAATTTATTTTGACATGATTCTATGGAACAATCTCAAGGATCGAGCCTTCACATACCAGCCAGAGCTCAGCCCGCAAGAAGGCAAGCCCACTACGCCCCCGGAGAAGAGGACATCGGTCGGTCCTTCCCCAAGCAGCCGACTTTCACGCACATCTCATTACTCCAGCGGCATTTTTGCCGGGATGGCATTTGCCGTGTCCTACAAGGATCATGAGAGTACCAAAAACCACGTTACCAAGTTGATCCTGGACAATGGCGGGATCCTTCTCCATGAGGGATTCACAGAATTGTTCGAAACCTCGTCCATCACTGCCCCTGCTACTCCGACCAAAGCGTCAGCGAGAGATGCAGAGACCGGCAGGGGAGGACTACGCCTTACTGCCAGTGCCCAGGAAGTAGGGTTCGCCTGTTTGATTGCCGATACACACTCCCGTCGTGAAAAGTACATGCAGGCACTGGCATTGAACCTTCCCTGTCTTTCAGGGCGCTGGGTCGAAGATTGCGTTGCTAAAGGCCGCACCCTCGACTGGGATATCTACCTTCTCCCTGCTGGAGAGTCGATGTACCTCAACGGAGTCACCAAATCACGAATCCTGGCCCCGACACCACCAGATACTGCCTGCCTATCTGAAACGATAGCGGCACGACCCCGACTCCTTGATGGCCACTCCGTCATTCTGGTCATGGGCCGCGGGAAggccgaagaaaagagaagagcCTACGTCTTTCTCACATTTGCCCTGGGTGCCTCCCGCGTCGAGCGCGTTCCGGATTTGGACACCGCCAAAGCCATCCTTGAATCTCAGTCCGAGGCAGGCATGCCTTCCACCTGGGACTGGATCTATGTCGATGACGCCGACCAGGCCGCTGCAAAGACCATGCTCGCGGCGCCCAAGTCCAGGACGAGGAATTTGCGAATCGTCCATGGAAGTGGGGGGAGGAAACGGAGGAAGTCGGAAGTGCTCGCTGTCGCTGCGGATGGTGATGCTTTGTGCAATGCTAAAGTTGTTGGCAATGAGTTTGTCTGCCAGAGTTTGATTCTGGGTCGGTTGTTTGATGAATGA
- a CDS encoding uncharacterized protein (ID:PFLUO_005622-T1.cds;~source:funannotate), with product MYLFQIHRDSRLFDRAFEQDDWEYEDGVEVSKDGLVHPNITMDFSNGALLMPNTFFMQELTRRSFDNYFDNLENGQPEAEPHYLCIPKGDQISQSS from the exons ATGTATCTGTTCCAGATTCATCGTGACTCCAGGCTTTTCGACAGAGCCTTCGAACAAGATGATTGGGAATACGAGGACGGAGTTGAAGTATCCAAGGATGGCTTAGTCCACCCGAATATCACGATGGACT TTTCAAATGGCGCATTACTCATGCCGAACACGTTCTTCATGCAAGAGCTCACACGACGGTCGTTTGACAATTACTTCGACAATCTTGAAAATGGTCAACCCGAGGCCGAACCTCATTATTTGTGCATCCCCAAAGGTGACCAAATCTCCCAGTCTTCCTAA